A window of the Arthrobacter sp. Marseille-P9274 genome harbors these coding sequences:
- a CDS encoding ABC transporter ATP-binding protein, which yields MTVTKNDGGTSVPQQGPASLLGIEGLNVSFATPRGRVDVVKDVSLALAPGKALALVGESGSGKTVTARTLVGLNAANAKVTADRLEVLGRDALALSERQWRGVRGKEIGYVLQDALVSLDPLRTVGQEIDEALRAHGVRGKAERLERVHQALRDAGIPDPELRARQRSGELSGGLRQRALIAQATVLNPQLVIADEPTTALDATVQAQILELLEGLKEQGRGLIFISHDLAVVGHLADEIAVMQGGRIVESGRAAEVLANPRHEYTKALIDAIPSGAAKGTRLSTGPRVQVAAEPDRATEFSETAPALEARGLAKSYPGPGGTTRRTVVDDVSFTLERGKTLGIVGESGSGKSTTARIALGLTRPDAGTVTLGGFAWSGAGADEVSEEQRRRHRPDIQLVNQDPLSSFDPRFSVGRVILDALDAGSIGTPRDRTTRALDLLDQVGLPASLFDRRPLTLSGGQRQRVAIARALALQPRVLLLDEPVSALDVSIQAQVLDLLADLQEQLGLSYLFISHDLGVIHHVSDDVLVMKDGRVVESGTAAELFANPQTDYTRQLLAAVPELPARA from the coding sequence ATGACTGTCACCAAGAACGACGGCGGAACTTCCGTTCCACAGCAGGGTCCGGCATCGCTGCTGGGCATCGAGGGGCTCAATGTCTCCTTCGCGACGCCGCGCGGGCGGGTGGACGTGGTCAAGGACGTCTCGCTGGCGCTGGCACCGGGCAAGGCGCTGGCGCTGGTCGGCGAATCCGGCTCCGGCAAGACGGTCACGGCGCGGACCCTCGTGGGGCTGAACGCGGCCAACGCGAAGGTCACCGCCGACCGGCTCGAGGTGCTGGGACGGGACGCGCTGGCGCTGTCCGAGCGGCAGTGGCGCGGCGTGCGTGGCAAGGAGATCGGCTACGTCCTGCAGGACGCGCTGGTCTCGCTCGACCCGCTGCGCACCGTGGGCCAGGAGATCGACGAGGCGCTGCGGGCGCACGGCGTGCGGGGCAAGGCGGAGCGCCTGGAGCGCGTGCACCAGGCGCTCCGCGACGCCGGCATCCCCGACCCGGAGCTGCGGGCTCGCCAGCGGTCCGGCGAGCTCTCCGGCGGCCTGCGCCAGCGGGCCCTGATCGCGCAGGCGACGGTGCTGAATCCGCAGCTGGTGATCGCCGACGAGCCGACCACAGCGCTGGACGCGACGGTCCAGGCCCAGATCCTGGAACTGCTCGAGGGCCTGAAGGAACAGGGCCGGGGACTGATCTTCATCTCCCACGACCTGGCCGTGGTGGGGCACTTGGCCGACGAGATCGCCGTCATGCAGGGCGGGCGGATCGTCGAGTCCGGCCGCGCCGCTGAGGTCCTAGCGAACCCGCGGCACGAGTACACGAAGGCGCTTATCGACGCGATCCCGTCCGGCGCGGCCAAGGGCACCCGGCTCTCCACCGGCCCGCGGGTCCAGGTCGCCGCCGAGCCCGACCGCGCCACCGAGTTCTCGGAAACGGCCCCCGCCCTGGAGGCCCGCGGCCTGGCCAAGTCCTACCCCGGCCCCGGCGGCACCACCCGCCGGACCGTGGTGGACGACGTGTCCTTCACCCTCGAACGCGGGAAGACCCTGGGCATCGTGGGCGAATCCGGCTCGGGCAAGTCCACCACCGCCCGGATCGCCCTAGGCCTGACCCGCCCGGACGCCGGCACCGTCACCCTCGGCGGCTTCGCCTGGTCCGGCGCCGGAGCGGACGAGGTGAGCGAAGAGCAGCGGCGCCGGCACCGCCCGGACATCCAGCTGGTCAACCAGGACCCGCTGAGCTCCTTCGACCCGCGGTTCAGCGTCGGCAGGGTCATCCTCGATGCCCTCGATGCCGGCTCGATCGGCACACCGCGCGACCGGACCACCCGCGCACTGGACCTGCTCGACCAGGTCGGCCTGCCGGCGTCGTTGTTTGACCGCCGCCCTCTTACGCTCTCCGGCGGACAGCGGCAGCGCGTCGCGATCGCGCGGGCCCTGGCCCTGCAGCCCCGGGTGCTGCTGCTGGACGAACCGGTGTCCGCCCTCGACGTGTCCATCCAGGCCCAGGTCCTCGACCTGCTCGCCGACCTGCAGGAACAGCTCGGCCTGAGCTACCTCTTCATCAGCCACGACCTCGGCGTCATCCACCACGTGAGCGACGACGTGCTGGTGATGAAGGACGGCCGCGTGGTGGAAAGCGGCACCGCGGCGGAGCTGTTCGCCAACCCGCAGACCGACTACACCCGGCAGCTGCTCGCCGCCGTGCCCGAACTCCCCGCCCGCGCCTGA
- a CDS encoding acyl-CoA dehydrogenase family protein: MTITADSTDATASTPSAAATAPATTASAPSYAELAAKYRPLFDEIAAGAAERETNRELLHRQIGELAAAGFGAVRVPSEFGGDGATAPQFFRLLVELAAAESNIAQALRSHVAFVEGRLYANDAEWLRKVGEGRILGNAWTETGPVAVGGVGTTIERDGEDFRINGTKYYTTGSLYADWIQTGARTAEGQDIIALVKADAPGVRIDDDWDGFGQRLTASGTTVFDNVLVPASDVLVETDQAPYTTGVYQLIHVATLAGITRRVVRDAAAAVRGRSRVFSHGNGVPPREDIQVQQIVGELSAKAFTAEAAVERVANLLQEAIGLRAAGADPAAFEEAVHLVEFGSSQAQIVVTDLAQRASTSLFDALGASAAKTELQLDRHWRNARVISSHNPVVYKSRIVGAWEINGTVPEFVWRSGTAAGS; the protein is encoded by the coding sequence GTGACCATCACCGCAGACTCAACCGACGCCACCGCATCCACCCCTTCAGCAGCAGCCACCGCTCCGGCCACCACAGCTTCGGCCCCGAGCTACGCCGAGCTCGCGGCGAAGTACCGGCCGCTGTTCGACGAGATTGCCGCCGGCGCGGCGGAACGGGAAACCAACCGCGAGCTGCTGCACCGGCAGATCGGCGAACTGGCGGCCGCGGGCTTCGGCGCCGTCCGGGTCCCGAGCGAGTTCGGGGGCGACGGCGCCACGGCGCCGCAGTTCTTCCGCCTGCTGGTCGAGCTGGCGGCGGCGGAGTCCAACATCGCGCAGGCGCTGCGCTCGCACGTCGCGTTCGTGGAGGGTCGGCTGTACGCCAACGACGCCGAGTGGCTGCGGAAGGTGGGCGAGGGCCGGATCCTGGGCAACGCGTGGACCGAGACGGGGCCGGTCGCCGTCGGCGGTGTCGGCACCACGATCGAGCGGGACGGCGAGGACTTCCGCATCAACGGCACGAAGTACTACACCACCGGCAGCCTCTATGCGGACTGGATCCAGACGGGCGCGCGCACCGCGGAGGGCCAGGACATCATCGCGCTGGTCAAGGCGGACGCCCCGGGCGTCCGGATCGACGACGACTGGGACGGATTCGGGCAGAGGCTGACCGCGTCGGGCACCACGGTGTTCGACAATGTGCTGGTTCCCGCCTCCGACGTCCTGGTGGAAACCGACCAGGCGCCGTACACCACCGGCGTCTACCAGCTGATCCACGTGGCGACGCTGGCCGGCATCACCCGGCGGGTGGTCCGGGACGCCGCAGCCGCGGTGCGCGGACGCTCCCGCGTGTTCAGCCACGGCAACGGGGTTCCGCCGCGCGAGGACATCCAGGTCCAGCAGATCGTCGGCGAACTCTCGGCCAAGGCCTTCACCGCCGAGGCCGCCGTGGAGCGCGTTGCCAACCTGCTGCAGGAAGCCATCGGGCTGCGCGCGGCCGGGGCCGATCCGGCGGCGTTCGAAGAAGCTGTGCATCTGGTGGAGTTCGGCTCGTCCCAGGCGCAGATCGTGGTGACGGACCTGGCCCAGCGGGCCTCGACGTCGCTGTTCGACGCTTTGGGAGCGTCCGCGGCGAAGACCGAACTGCAGCTGGACCGGCACTGGCGCAACGCCCGCGTCATCTCCTCGCACAACCCCGTGGTGTACAAGTCGCGGATCGTCGGCGCTTGGGAAATCAACGGCACCGTGCCCGAGTTTGTCTGGCGCTCCGGCACCGCCGCCGGCTCCTAA